A genomic region of Vitis vinifera cultivar Pinot Noir 40024 chromosome 7, ASM3070453v1 contains the following coding sequences:
- the LOC100240869 gene encoding general transcription and DNA repair factor IIH helicase subunit XPD: MKFQIEDVTVYFPYDNIYPEQYSYMVELKRALDAKGHALLEMPTGTGKTIALLSLITSYALSKPSNPIKLLYCTRTVHEMEKTLAELRLLHQYQLRHLGPAARILALGLSSRKNLCINPAVVSAENRDSVDAGCRKLTASWVRALAVENPNIPTCQFFENYEKAASEAVLPPGVYTLQDLRAFGRDKGWCPYFLARHMVQFANVVVYSYQYLLDPKVAGIISKEMQRESVVVFDEAHNIDNVCIEALSVSVRRQTLEGATRNLSKMAQEINRFKATDAGRLRAEYNRLVEGLAQRGNLPISDTWLANPALPDDILKEAVPGNIRRAEHFLSVLRRLVQYLHGRLETENVEKEGPVAFVASINSQAGIDQKMLKFCYDRLHSLMLTLEITDTDEFLHIQTICDFATLVGTYTRGFSIIIEPFDERMPHIPDPVLQLSCHDASLAIKPVFERFQSVVITSGTLSPIDLYPRLLNFNPVVSRSFTMSLTRNCICPMVLTRGSDQLPVSTKFDMRSDPGVVRNYGRLLLEMVSVVPDGIVCFFVSYSYMDGIVNTWNESGILKEIMQHKLVFIETQDVVETTLALDNYRRACDCGRGAVFFSVARGKVAEGIDFDRHYGRLVIMFGVPFQYTLSRILLARLEYLRETFQIKEGDFLTFDALRQAAQCVGRVIRSKADYGMMIFADKRYSRHDKRSKLPGWILSHLRDAHLNLSTDMALHIAREFLRKMAQPYDKAGVSGRKTLLSEEDLEKMGDGTTNEMLF; encoded by the exons ATGAAATTCCAAATCGAAGATGTGACGGTGTACTTCCCCTACGACAACATCTACCCTGAGCAGTACTCCTACATGGTGGAGCTGAAACGTGCTCTAGATGCCAAAGGCCACGCCCTGCTCGAAATGCCCACCGGCACCGGCAAGACCATCGCCCTCCTCTCCCTCATCACTAGCTATGCCCTATCCAAACCCTCCAACCCCATCAAGCTCCTTTACTGCACCCGCACCGTCCACGAGATGGAGAAAACCCTAGCCGAGCTCCGTCTCCTCCACCAGTACCAGCTCCGCCACCTCGGCCCCGCCGCAAGAATCCTCGCCCTTGGCCTCTCCTCCCGCAAGAATCTGTGCATCAATCCAGCGGTTGTTTCCGCTGAGAATCGCGATTCCGTCGACGCCGGATGCCGGAAGCTCACTGCCAGTTGGGTCCGGGCACTCGCCGTTGAGAATCCTAACATACCGACGTGTCAGTTCTTTGAAAACTACGAGAAAGCTGCGTCCGAAGCGGTTTTGCCGCCGGGGGTGTACACTTTGCAG GATTTACGGGCGTTTGGGAGGGATAAGGGGTGGTGCCCGTACTTTTTAGCACGGCACATGGTGCAATTTGCAAATGTGGTCGTTTATAGTTATCAGTACTTGCTTGATCCCAAGGTGGCTGGGATTATATCAAAGGAGATGCAGAGGGAGTCTGTGGTGGTGTTTGATGAGGCACATAATATCGATAATGTGTGTATTGAGGCGCTTAGTGTTAGTGTGAGGAGGCAGACCCTTGAAGGGGCTACAAGGAATCTCAGTAAAATGGCTCAGGAGATTAATAG GTTCAAGGCCACTGATGCGGGTAGATTGAGAGCAGAATACAACAGGCTTGTTGAGGGTTTGGCCCAGAGGGGAAACTTACCTA TTTCAGACACCTGGCTTGCGAATCCTGCTTTGCCTGATGATATTCTGAAGGAGGCTGTGCCAGGAAATATTCGGCGAGCAGAGCATTTCTTGTCTGTTTTACGTAGATTGGTTCAGTATCTCCATGGTCGGCTGGAAACTGAGAATGTTGAGAAGGAAGGACCTGTTGCCTTTGTTGCCTCGATTAATTCCCAGGCTGGAATTGATCAGAAAATGTTGAAGTTTTGTTATGATCGTCTGCACTCCCTCATGCTGACCCTAGAAATTACTGACACGGATGAGTTTTTACATATCCAAACAATATGTGACTTTGCTACACTTGTGGGAACATACACTAGGGGATTTTCAATCATCATTGAACCATTTGATGAAAGGATGCCACATATTCCTGATCCTGTACTGCAG CTTAGCTGTCATGATGCTTCTCTTGCCATAAAGCCTGTATTTGAACGATTTCAATCAGTTGTGATTACATCTGGAACTCTAAGCCCCATTGATCTCTATCCTCGCCTTCTTAATTTCAATCCAGTTGTCAGTCGGAGTTTTACAATGTCCTTGACAAGGAACTGCATATGCCCAATGGTTCTCACTCGTGGGAG TGACCAGCTTCCTGTGAgtacaaaatttgatatgagaAGTGATCCTGGTGTTGTAAGGAATTATGGGAGGCTCCTGCTGGAGATGGTGTCTGTTGTTCCCGATGGGATTGTATGTTTTTTTGTCAGTTATTCATATATGGATGGAATTGTCAATACTTGGAATGAAAGTGGAATTTTAAAG GAAATAATGCAACATAAGCTTGTCTTTATTGAGACTCAGGATGTGGTGGAAACTACATTAGCTCTAGACAATTATCGCAGAGCTTGTGACTGTGGGAGAGGTGCTGTCTTTTTCTCTGTTGCAAG GGGGAAAGTAGCTGAAGGTATTGATTTTGATCGACATTATGGAAGATTAGTGATCATGTTTGGTGTTCCTTTCCAATACACATTAAGCAG AATATTGCTTGCACGGTTGGAATATTTACGTGAGACATTCCAGATAAAGGAAGGCGATTTTCTGACTTTTGATGCATTG AGGCAAGCTGCACAATGTGTGGGCCGAGTAATCCGTTCAAAGGCAGATTATGGGATGATGATTTTCGCTGACAAAAG GTACAGTCGTCATGATAAACGCTCTAAATTGCCTGGGTGGATTCTGTCACATTTACGTGATGCACACCTGAATTTGAGCACTGACATGGCTTTGCATATTGCACGAGAG TTTCTCCGCAAGATGGCTCAACCATATGATAAGGCAGGTGTGAGCGGTAGGAAAACCCTCTTGTCAGAAGAAGATTTGGAGAAGATGGGGGATGGCACTACGAACGAAATGTTGTTTTGA
- the LOC100261429 gene encoding uncharacterized protein LOC100261429 — protein MEGGRSEMGVTEIVTPVDSMDCSLVFHVVKDVLGFVLYMHQQIPSILQDISVEFDALHTEFKELEVVPTETEVASSRRKRIGRMREVRQGIRRLQKFMDAFSGLQTALQLMLSEVPDIQGIILVLGASPIRPQHVYEFRFSHGRVVPGGACNFIKSRAAEGLSRKAIRALISKGAGSASYTGPTKLFLLVRASSSFNLPLHFLPKRDFRYSKKIIPFRLQLKCRTRNQEMDTPHHDSQTANSSSINLTDSSSDDLIWFQCRHVIKGLASKAPSMEE, from the exons ATGGAAGGAGGAAGATCGGAGATGGGGGTCACTGAGATCGTGACGCCGGTTGATTCAATGGACTGCTCTCTCGTCTTCCATGTCGTCAAAGACGTCCTAGGTTTCGTCCTTTACATGCACCAGCAAATCCCTTC AATTTTGCAGGATATTAGTGTTGAGTTTGATGCACTGCATACTGAATTCAAAGAGTTG GAAGTGGTTCCCACAGAAACTGAAGTGGCATCTTCTCGAAGAAAACGAATTGGGAGAATGAGAGAGGTCAGGCAGGGGATTAGGAGACTGCAGAAGTTCATGGATGCTTTTTCTGGGCTCCAAACTGCATTGCAACTGATGCTTAGTGAGGTTCCTGATATCCAAGGAATCATTTTGGTTCTTGGAGCCAGCCCAATTCGGCCACAACATGTTTATGAGTTTCGATTTTCACATGGAAGGGTTGTTCCTGGAGGTGCATGCAATTTCATTAAAAGCAGAGCTGCAGAAGGTCTTTCAAGAAAG GCTATTCGGGCACTGATCTCAAAGGGTGCGGGCTCTGCTTCCTATACAG GTCCTACCAAACTGTTTCTATTGGTTAGAGCTTCCTCTTCTTTCAATCTACCACTGCATTTTCTTCCCAAGCGTGACTTCAGATACAGCAAAAAG ATAATACCTTTCAGATTGCAGCTTAAGTGCAGAACCCGAAATCAGGAAATGGACACTCCCCATCATGATTCCCAAACTGCTAACAGCAGCTCCATCAATTTAACAGATTCTAGTTCAGATGATTTAATCTG GTTTCAGTGTCGTCATGTAATCAAGGGGCTGGCATCCAAGGCACCATCAATGGAGGAATGA
- the LOC100245962 gene encoding uncharacterized protein LOC100245962, whose product MSLRIKAVVDKFVQELKEALDADIQDRIMKEREMQSYIEEREREVAEREAAWKAELSRREAEIARQEARLKMEKENLEKEKSVLMGTASNQDNQDGALEITVSGEKYRCLRFAKAKK is encoded by the exons ATGTCCTTGAGAATAAAGGCAGTGGTAGATAAATTTGTGCAGGAGTTGAAGGAAGCTCTGGATGCAGATATACAAGACAGAATAATGAAGGAGAGAGAGATGCAGAGTTATATTGAAGAGCGTGAACGTGAAGTTGCTGAGCGTGAAGCTGCTTGGAAAGCTGAGCTTTCTCGTCGTGAG GCAGAGATTGCCCGACAAGAAGCAAGGCTGAAGATGGAGAAAGAGAACCTTGAAAAGGAGAAAAGTGTCCTAATGGGAACTGCATCAAATCAAGATAACCAAGACGGGGCTCTTGAAATCACTGTAAGTGGTGAAAAGTACCGATGCCTCAGGTTTGCGAAGGCAAAGAAATGA